GGCAATTGTTCCCAAGTATTCACAGAAGGATTGGCTCTCTAGTTATGAAATCTTGACAAACTATGTGGTAAGAGTTACCTTCTCTGTTCATATACTCAAATCTCTGTTGCTAATTCCCCAAGATTACTATAAATGGTGATTCacaatatttttctcttgattaatgaaaacaatctttgtaatttataaatagtACAACCATGTTATCTAACTTAAATATTTCTGATTTtccttgatttattttttattctgattACAATAAGTATTTTAGGTTCCCAGGTCTTCCAAGAAGTTGTATGAGGATAACGAATATGCTCTTTATACTGTAACACTCTTCAGTCGTGTTGCAGACAATTTTAGAACTAGTGCACGGGAAGAAGGGTTCCAAGTAAGTACTTTTCTTAAGTTGCATATACTGTCTTCAATTTGTTAGGATTGGCATAATTCATATATCCTTTTACAGATTTGCATCCTGTAACTTGTTTATGGAAATATGTGGGATGGGAAAACATGGGGCATGTTATGCCAAGTATGCAATATCAATTCATGAGTTGATGAGAAGTATTTTAATCGAATTTTATATCACATGTTCAGATTCGTGATTTCGAATACAGTCCCGAATCACACGACAGCAGGAAGCAAGAGTTAGAGAAATTGGTGGAAGATCAGGAAAGTTTGAGGGGTTCTCTATTGCAGTGGTGTTATACAAGTTATGGAGAGGTATTATTCATTTATATGTCACTTCATTTAATTTGTAGAATATATGCCCAGAATATTACAATGCAGAATTTACAGATAGCAGGAAGAAACCAAGCAGATGATGAAAAGAATAATGGTCAATTACTTGACTATCTGCATCCTGTATTTCTTATATGTTGATTTGTTTTCCTTGACTAACCACTGCTGGCATGTTTGAGCGGCctttagtttttcaatttaaatttcttgtgTTTGTTGACTTTGACAATTTTGTTGCTCTCACTATCATAAAATGTGAATAAGTTCTGTGATCTCTTGTGCTTGCCCTGTTATCGTAAATGCTGTGACTCTTctgatttgttattttttcttttttttccctgaAGGTTTTCAGCTCCTGGATGCACTTTTGTGCAGTGCGTGTATTTACCGAGAGCATTCTGAGATATGGTCTTCCACCATCTTTCTTGGTAGATATACCCTTCTGTACAACAGCTTTCAGCTTCATCTTTTCCTTCTTCGAATATTTTATCACTTATCCTTGATTCTTGTGGTCATTCCAGGCATGTGTTTTAGCTCCATCAGTCAAAGCAGAGAAGAAAGTACGTTCTATCCTTGAAGGGTTGAGCGATAGCTCAAACAGGTGAGTGGCTTGTTTCTGTTTAGTGTATGGCTTAAAATAGATATacttaagtaatttttataCCCGCAAAAGCACAGACATGATTGGGGTCAAGatccttctcttctcttcttttttttgggtCACCATGACATTGGTGCGGTGATGACTAATCTCGCCGGGAAACTTGGCTGGTTACCTTTAGTGAGGTCTTCCTCCCAACCACGGTTTTTCCATCCACAAGTCTCGACCCGAGACCTTGCTTAAGGGGATTGAGTCCAGTACTTATTGGTCCAACAAATTGTTGGTTCTCTTACTTCTATTAGATATGAAAAAACAATGCttttgacttttgagaaaacttatgcttctataattttttgtcaCTGGATGTGTTGGGCAGTGTCTTATTTTACAGTTTCATGCATCTTCCTCATAAAATTTGGTAAAGGCAAGATGCGTCATGCTTTGACATCAAAGAGAGTACTACCATATTTGGTGATTTCTTAATCAATCATCATAATCCTTGACTAATAACCAGATTAAAAGAGAGAAAGTAAACAAAAGAAATTTGTTGCTGCTTTGGTTAATCTGTACTCTGTCACATTGTGCATGCCTTGCCAACGATGCTGCTTGTCAAATTCCTATGATTTCTCTCCAAAAATCTGATGCTCCTTTTTCAAGGAAGCATCAATCTAAAACACTGTCCACGTCATTACACTATACTGCCACATATTCTATCTTAATAATTGCATTCAAATTTTTTAGGCATTGCCAACCCATTATTATTGGGAAACCGAAAAATTCAATttcctcacttttttttttctcactttgtCTGTTGCTTTTACTATTACTATTGCTACTTTTGCTCTACTCATGCCCAGATCCAGATGAATTGATTTGAACTCTACTTTAATCCTACCCCTGTAATATGATGGCGGTATACTAGCATTATGGAACAACATGCACAGAAACTCAATCAGCAATTCCTATGACATATTTTTCATCAGAACTTGCTTCCCCATAATATTTTGATGTACATAGGCCGTATTCATAGTTCCTTTATTTAtctatcacacacacacacacatatatatatatatatattctttttttcttgttctcAACTTTTTTATAACTCTTTAATGTCACATGTGCTCATATTGTTATTGTTCCTTTCATATTTTCCCTGCAGTGCTTACTGGAAGACTGAGGACGAAGGAGTTGGGATGGCTGGCCTAGCAGGTGATGCTGATGCCCACCCTTATGTCTCCTTCACTATCAATCTTGTTTGAGTGCAGCACCCAGAAACAAGCCCTGTCTCGTTTCAGGGTCAGCGAAAGATTCCTTGTACATAAGGGTCATGTtcaattcttttatatatatatatatatatatatatatatataatttgagcGTATTGAAGTTTCCAGAAGGATAAGGATCTGGTGAATTTAAGTGTAGTTTTGTGGTATCAAGTTTTGATCATTAGCAACTTGTATGTTGAGTTGTCTCATTATGTTCGATCGTATGTGATTGTGCGACTCGAGGAGTTAGAATCTTTGTATTTTCCTGTTAAATATCTACaatatatcatataatattttaattgtcttgaattttttaaaattacattttgagTAACTTAATACTTATTCGTCTGCATATAgattaaattgtttttgtaCCCATGCGATGTTTAGAATTTTTATATTAGATGTAGATTATgataactaaattataatttatatcttttgtAGATACTTGAGGTgacttttgtaattaaatataattttattaatttaaatatttaatttcattaaatatttaattaaagtggAGATAAATCTTTATAACTATATGATTTGAACTTCCAACATCACTTTATTTGACCAATTATTAATAGGTATTTAagcattttaaaatacttaaaagcaatgtttgttaaaaataataatataactgAGTTTAAAAATTAGTTCAAAGTTGAAAAGTTTAGCCAAAGTTGTTGAAAACTATTAACTTCAttgtattataataatttgGTAAAATTAGCAGTAACTATTTGATAAGcgaaaatgtttatattatttatagttttttattttatagataaaatattttgttttgctaattattgttttagactttagttgattttgaacttaccatttttttgttaaaatatttttggtttaaatatattataggagaattttaaaatagtgTAATGAATAAACTGAATAATGATTATTAAAGGATAAATTtggctaaaataaataatgtaatattaaatgaGACAGTAAatgagaaattttattaaaatattaacgataaaatgaaataataatagagaatttaagttataaattcaaatatttctaataacaaaaaaattacaagttgGTGAAACAATCTATGTTTAGAACATTTccaatttaataaaaagtttataaattagttaaataaacTATGAGATGACTTGCGACTAGTTTTGTTTTTCCCTGTGTTTTAAAATTggaaaatcaatttttacactgtccaacaaaaacataatttcaaCATAAACGtgattcaaataaatttacCCACATATGTCAATTACAACCACCGGTTTAAAATATATCCCAACATAGTTAATTTTGCTCTGTTCTAAATCAAATGGGCACTAATTtacatttcattaaaaaaacaatggaCAGGATCCGTGTGACGAATCGTATAATCACATTTTTAAGTATCGTTGTTGACCCCTATTAGCTGCCAtttatgtttcattttgttCCTGTTTAAACCATGACTAAATTAAGtcattgaatttaaaaaatatttagccaCTGAATTAGTAAGCTCAGCTTTTTTGTTCCAACCTTTTGTGATCACCGTGTTAAATTTCAACTCATGTTAGTCATGACGATTAACTTATAATGCATTTTAAACAAAGCCTACAGAAAagttgctcttttttttttacgagaAAAATTGCTCTCATCTTATAGAGCCATTTTttgtacaaaaaatatatattaaatcagATAAGGGAATTGTATCCTACAagtatatttatttacaaagcAGCACCCTGCCAATAAAACGAAAAGCCATTTGCTAAATGCATCAACATATTCTAAAAGGTTGAATGCAGAGAGCAAGCAAGAGATTTCTTACTAACCATTTGTATACTTAGAGATTTCTTTCATGTGGTTCAAGACAAGGGAAGTCTAGGAAATCAAATATCTCCTTTTCAGTATTAAATTTCAAACTTGCACTACCTTTTGCACCCTGCAGTGGCACAAGTATACGTGAGAATTCAAGCACAATATCCTATGGCTAAGTGCTAATTATGTAAATGATTGGTAATCCCAGAACTCTCAAAGTAAAATCATGCTTCTAAAAGAATGTTTGATAGGTACCAAGAAGGAAAAATGcaaaaacacagattgattgcTATTTAATGGAAATCCAAGTCTGTATCAAATACAAGATACCAATGCTGGAGATTAAAAAGAAAGCAACAATTTGGGCAAATTCAAGAGAGCCCAATTCTCTCCCAAATCCCAACTAATTCCAGCCAACCTTCAAATACTCCTTTCCTTGAACATTGCATCACACGCACCGCCCCACTACTCTTGCAGTCTTGCCACATAGGCAGTTAGTTACTTGTTTTGACCAGGTGCACCCCTTTTcttattaagttattattatgGACCTTGGGTTTGCACCAATGTTTTAAGAATTTTGTTTTACTAAGGGAAAATTTGATACATGGTACCAGTAAAATATTACTatttactaaatttttaaaatttgtaaattagaCATATACCATGTACAAAAGGAAATTTAGTTgccaatttttatgtattttgtttttagttgcATACTGCtctatattttatacatatataattggtATATATCAAATACTATTTACTATATGTATATAGCGGATTATTGGCTTTCCGCCATTTTCCGCAATCTGCAATTGATACCACCGTGTGGACATTCAAAAGCTGACAACAAAATCTTTCTGAATTGAGGAAtcaaagtcaataaaaatcttaATCCCCTCATGTTCATAGTTCATACGATTGCAAGTTCCAAGTGGTGTTTAATACCACTCTACAGCCTACAATGAGTGCATATGGAGGATCCATGCATCTCCAGCTGTAGACAAAGAAACTTATCAGATAAAGTCCTATGAAGGTAGACACACATGCATtagaacaatgaagaactctGATGCAAACTCAACTTGGATTGCTAAGAAGCTTGCAAGTTTATTGGTTGTTGATCCACATATTAGCTACCCTACAATGAGGCAAGTCTTACTTGAAAAATATGGAATTATACCTTCAAATGATATGCAATTGTATCTGGCTAAGAGAAAAGTGcttaaaacaaataatggtATACATGATGTATCATATAATGATTTGCCACCATAGGCAGTTGTTGTTAGACATAACAATAAAAGAAGTATAATCAAATTGAGTATGGAGCCTAGGGTGTCAAAGAACCcctaatttaaaatgatttttgtctGCATTGGTGCAATCAATAAGGGCATTGTAAGAGGGTGTAAACCATGGTTTGGTGTTGATGGATGCCACTTAAAAGGTCCTTTGGGAGGTATCTTACTTTTTGTTGTTTGACTAGATGCAAACAGAGGGATGTTTCCTATTGCGGATACAGTGGTTGAGATCAAGAATAAAGACTCATGGAGGTATTTTTTTGACATTACTAAAAGAAGcattggaattcatgcctgagTGGAAGGATGACTCCTTTATCATTATGTCTGCTTTCAAAAGGTTGGTTCAATGATcacttttaattgttatttattgcatttaattttgtaatggtTACTTTATTGAAGACAACAAGAGAGTAGTAAAGCGCATTGTACgttaattgaagagaacaagaaactaCATGTTTTCATATCAGAAGTCTAGAAATTTAGAGATCATTAGGTattttgactttgattttttcagAATGTCTTAATAGTAATCACTCCACATAAGGATCCACATTTTGCTATGAGACAtcatactagaatttatgattgctaaattattgtaactaaTTTGCCTATTGTTGTCAGCATTAAGTAACCATCGGGTGTTTTTTGAAACAATATCTTGAtcttattaaggattcaaccaagtaaaagtttgttgacataaagtatttagttgttaaataaagaattcaaaaaatacaaatttgtaTAAAACATATAGGGACTCATTCCATGCTAGTTGATCCACTTAATAAAGGTATGACACTTAAAATTTTTCATGAGCACACTGCTCATATGAGTGTAATTCCTGATAGTACtttagtttagtgggagtcttatttatgttttatatcttatggtttacaaacattcagttgtttggattttctgcagaaataaagttaaattttatcACTTCCTTATCagtttgttttgtttgcaatatttatgttgtgtttggataCATCTCTATTAAGAATAAAGTTTGTATCAGTTGGAAATAGACATGACTAAGATTACATTACATGTAATTTTCATGCTGCTTATCCATATTGACCTATGTCATTGAGTGTACTGATATAGTGGTCATTGGGGTCTAGTTACATTTGTTGTAGTGACAAAAGTCGCAATGATTCCATTATTGATACATGAGATGGACCAGGTTGTTAAGGTGGAAGTCTGAAGGCAAATAACATATAGATGCACACttatttttgatataattgttacAATATATAGATCAAGTGAGAGATTGTTGGGATattctattccaataattaatgtgggaTAATATTacaagacaattatattaattatttatcattagtgagttttattttatgtgatcaaattaagtgagtccGTTAGACAACTAAATCAGATGATATAGACTTAAATGAGTAGATGTCAGTGTTgacccattaggggataatgtaAATCGTATTAGGTTAACACACTATAAGAAGGCTATGGTCACTAATATACTGAATTGTCACATATAGTTTCTCTTCTATCCATCTGAAGAGTTATGAAAGTGAGGAAACAACTTGCACTTGATCCACCATGGCCTTGCAGAACAACAAAGCATCATTtgctaaaaaaacaaatggGAAACAGGTGGACCTCCCCTCAAGATAGAAATAGGATGCCAAACatacaaaaattatatgaaaaaatatgtatattattcAATATATGTTGTTATAAGTAGtggaaattaaaacataaaaattagaataaattacaCTAACTATTCCTAAAGTTTTGTGTaattatataaacatttttttaaatcatcatAATCATCTCCATTCTATTGTAGAGAATGTTAGTATAATATATGAGAAATGCcagtgtaatatttttaaacatataaacaaGTGTTAttgtaatgttttaaaacataaagAGATGTTAGtgtagaaatagaaaaaaatattatgtatgaTTTGAGAAAAACTCATGGTGCGAGTGCGGGTGTAATTTGTTCTAAAAATTATACAAGTTTTACAATAAATGTAATTTGttaaagacttaaatatgtttcttataaaaaaaatttgctaaataatttttatatttatttttgttttggtcttatTATTTTGTTGTACCTCGTAATATATCTATTCTTTTAGTCACTCTAATATTTTGTTCACTTTGAattcattcatttaaaaaatatttgataaggactataaataaattatctacATATTACAAGTACAAAAtccagaaaaaaattattagaagtactaaactaaaataataaggagcaaattagaaaaaagaaattttaccaggaccattttgaaaagaaaaaaaattataaagacaaaaaatagtatattacagaaaaaaaaatatttgaaccccctttaaaataatcatttgacattaaataacttttagtttttttaagggGACTTTTTGTCTTATGAATGGATAGTGAAGATTACTACTCTCTCACTCTTATAATTTTCTCACTAAATACATACTTTGAATTAGTAATTTAGaatatttatatgtaaaattGATATAGAGAATCACAGACATTATTTTCTGTAGGAGAAAAATTaatagatgaaaaaatatttagcaAAATATTAGCAATAAATTAGGACCAAAATTCAGTTTTTAGGTGATAAACTTTTTgtgaaacattttattttgtattttttatatcactTTCAGCCTaacaaatacttttaatttataattttatatctaaattatcaatttattgttataattttcctaataaatttattcattgataattatattattgattgATATCTTAAATCTAATCCATGGTTAAGAGTTTTGCACTCATTGGATCATTTTCTTTGGATAGTCAAACTATTTTTCCATCAATCAAgactataaaatttataatcaattGTTTTCATCCTGTCATACTGAAGATTCTTATATAGTAAATGGCTAGTTTAGTTCTAAAATTGTAATTCATTGTAACTTTAGTCCTTAGATTTAAGGAAATTCACAAAAGTCTCTAAAACTACAATTGTTTGCGTCTAAGCTGTAAATTTAACCACTTATTATTTGGTCCGAGAGCATGTGTTAATATTATtacataaatcacatatatGTAACTttagactaaaataaatatatgacgAATCaaagtttagatttttttttattgaattccattaattttaaggactaaaatgaaaacaaatcataattttaaagattaaagtaTCATTTATTCGATCCTAatatctaaaagaaaaaataaaataaaat
The Glycine max cultivar Williams 82 chromosome 16, Glycine_max_v4.0, whole genome shotgun sequence genome window above contains:
- the LOC100803728 gene encoding V-type proton ATPase subunit C; this translates as MATRYWVVSLPVQNSASTLWNKLQEQISKHSFDTPLYRFNIPNLRVGTLDSLLSLSDDLVKSNSFVEGVSHKIRRQIEELERVSGVMSSGLTVDGVPVDSYLTRFVWDEARYPTMSPLKEIIDGIHGQVAKIEDDLKVRVSEYNNIRSQLNAINRKQTGSLAVRDLSDLVKPEDIITSENLTTLLAIVPKYSQKDWLSSYEILTNYVVPRSSKKLYEDNEYALYTVTLFSRVADNFRTSAREEGFQIRDFEYSPESHDSRKQELEKLVEDQESLRGSLLQWCYTSYGEVFSSWMHFCAVRVFTESILRYGLPPSFLACVLAPSVKAEKKVRSILEGLSDSSNSAYWKTEDEGVGMAGLAGDADAHPYVSFTINLV